One stretch of Brevibacillus laterosporus DNA includes these proteins:
- the def gene encoding peptide deformylase, which produces MAIRNIVNHPDPVLREKTIQVTKFNSNLHKLLDDMKDTMYAANGVGIAAPQVGISKRVFVMDCGDFYVEAINPEIIEFSGEQYDNYPEGCLSIPGLNGDVRRHMLVKMRAQDRDGNFYELEVDDLEARCIQHELDHLNGVLFIDIAEKVYPAKEGEEGV; this is translated from the coding sequence ATGGCAATTCGCAACATCGTAAATCATCCAGACCCTGTTTTAAGAGAAAAAACAATACAAGTAACGAAATTTAACAGTAATCTGCACAAGTTGCTTGATGATATGAAAGACACCATGTACGCGGCAAATGGCGTAGGTATAGCGGCTCCCCAAGTAGGTATTTCTAAACGTGTATTCGTGATGGATTGCGGTGATTTCTATGTAGAAGCTATCAACCCTGAAATCATTGAGTTTAGTGGAGAGCAGTATGACAATTATCCAGAAGGCTGCTTAAGCATTCCAGGTCTAAATGGTGATGTTCGTCGTCACATGTTGGTAAAAATGCGTGCGCAAGACCGTGACGGTAACTTCTATGAACTAGAAGTAGACGACTTAGAAGCTCGTTGCATTCAGCATGAGCTGGATCATTTGAACGGTGTTCTATTCATTGACATTGCTGAAAAAGTATACCCTGCAAAAGAGGGCGAGGAAGGGGTTTAG
- the priA gene encoding primosomal protein N', with product MSNQQTRAKVIVDVPTTRTNRPYDYAVPLWLQPLIAVGSRVIVPFGPRKVQGYVIGLIQGQELDHDADGPGILKIKEIEKVLDDVPPLSLELIHLAEWMSHRYLCPLTMSIAAMLPAVLKGKTEKWYMLADEVDEELLAQHPLLRYLLHQGSLLQTEADKQFPTDSKLVPKWIKSGLIVSEYQVKDRLTHKKVAHVQLAMDEERAWELMESMPKRSWRMRNVLEFLLNLGQQESYPIKDILEKLSITRSTLTTMQQKGWIAIEQKEVGRDPYANRTFSPPPKHILTEEQQHNLTAILRSIEQEEYHSYLLHGVTGSGKTEVYMEAIEQTLAKGREAIFLVPEISLTPQMVERIKGRFGDNVAVLHSALSQGERYDEWRKILRQQVQVVVGARSAIFAPFRNLGLIIMDEEHEGSYKQEETPRYHARDVAIWRAQTNGSVLIMGSATPALETYALATRGRYDLLTMKARVGNRPLPKVHVVDMREEMRDQNRSMFSRTLHQMIEDRLQKQQQIVIFLNRRGFSTFVMCRSCGYTLACPHCDISLTYHRTNHTARCHYCGYTISQPKHCPECQSDHIRFFGTGTQKVEEELAKLFPGVRVIRMDVDTTSKKGAHETLLTKFRTGQGDILLGTQMIAKGLDFPLVTLVGVIAADTSLYLPDFRAAEKTFQLLTQVGGRAGRHELSGDVVVQTYTPEHYSIQHATHHDYEAFYQDEMIHRKKTGYPPFYRLVLLTFSHEDVPMVIRAAEQHATYLRPRLAQTTVVLGPVASPVARIKDRFRFQIMLKYRDEPKIFDLLAQTTLHFDDWMKQNKVLSTIDVDPQMLL from the coding sequence ATGAGTAACCAGCAAACGAGAGCAAAAGTCATTGTAGATGTCCCGACAACACGTACCAATCGACCGTATGACTATGCTGTTCCACTGTGGTTACAGCCGTTGATTGCGGTGGGAAGCCGAGTCATTGTGCCATTTGGCCCTCGGAAGGTTCAAGGGTATGTCATTGGTCTGATACAGGGGCAAGAGTTAGATCATGACGCCGATGGTCCGGGCATTTTGAAAATAAAAGAAATTGAAAAGGTATTAGATGATGTTCCTCCTCTTTCCCTTGAATTGATTCATTTGGCAGAATGGATGAGCCATCGCTATTTATGCCCACTCACTATGTCTATTGCAGCAATGCTGCCTGCTGTTTTAAAAGGTAAAACAGAAAAATGGTACATGCTCGCAGATGAAGTAGATGAAGAACTGTTAGCGCAACATCCTTTGTTACGCTATTTATTGCATCAAGGAAGTCTGTTACAAACAGAAGCAGACAAGCAATTCCCGACCGATAGCAAACTAGTTCCCAAATGGATTAAAAGTGGATTAATCGTCAGTGAATATCAGGTGAAAGATCGGCTTACACATAAAAAAGTAGCGCATGTACAGCTTGCAATGGATGAGGAACGGGCATGGGAGCTTATGGAGAGCATGCCGAAGCGTTCCTGGCGTATGCGAAATGTACTTGAATTTTTGTTGAATCTGGGGCAACAAGAGTCATATCCAATCAAGGATATATTGGAAAAACTATCTATTACACGCTCTACACTTACAACTATGCAACAAAAAGGCTGGATAGCCATAGAACAGAAGGAAGTAGGGCGAGATCCATATGCCAACCGTACTTTTTCACCCCCGCCTAAGCATATATTAACGGAGGAACAACAGCATAATTTGACAGCAATTTTGCGTTCCATTGAGCAAGAAGAATATCACTCTTATCTGCTGCATGGCGTAACTGGTAGCGGTAAAACAGAAGTATATATGGAAGCAATCGAACAAACGTTAGCAAAAGGTCGAGAAGCAATCTTCTTGGTGCCTGAAATTTCGCTGACACCGCAGATGGTAGAGCGAATAAAAGGGCGTTTTGGTGATAATGTAGCTGTATTACACAGTGCGTTGTCTCAAGGAGAGCGTTATGATGAGTGGCGTAAAATCTTGCGGCAACAGGTACAGGTGGTAGTTGGGGCGCGTTCGGCAATTTTTGCTCCGTTTCGCAATCTTGGCCTCATCATCATGGATGAGGAGCATGAGGGTTCCTATAAACAAGAAGAGACTCCACGATACCATGCTAGGGATGTGGCAATATGGAGAGCGCAGACCAATGGAAGTGTGCTTATTATGGGCAGTGCAACACCTGCTCTAGAAACCTATGCATTGGCAACACGTGGACGCTATGATTTGTTAACAATGAAGGCCCGAGTTGGGAACCGACCACTCCCGAAAGTACACGTGGTTGATATGCGAGAAGAGATGAGAGATCAGAATCGCTCCATGTTTAGTAGAACCTTGCATCAGATGATTGAGGATCGCCTTCAAAAGCAACAGCAGATCGTCATTTTCTTAAATCGTAGAGGTTTCTCAACTTTTGTCATGTGCCGTTCCTGTGGATATACATTGGCTTGTCCGCATTGCGACATCTCACTTACTTATCATCGAACAAATCATACAGCTCGTTGTCATTATTGTGGATACACAATTTCTCAACCAAAGCATTGTCCAGAATGTCAAAGCGATCACATTCGGTTTTTTGGCACAGGTACGCAAAAAGTGGAGGAAGAATTGGCCAAATTATTCCCCGGTGTTCGCGTTATTCGCATGGATGTGGACACTACTTCAAAAAAGGGAGCGCACGAGACGTTACTCACCAAGTTTCGTACAGGTCAAGGTGACATTTTATTAGGCACACAAATGATTGCAAAAGGTCTTGATTTCCCACTTGTAACTTTAGTAGGAGTAATTGCTGCTGACACGTCTTTGTACCTGCCAGATTTTCGCGCGGCAGAAAAAACGTTTCAACTTTTAACCCAGGTAGGGGGGCGAGCGGGTCGTCATGAGCTTTCTGGAGATGTTGTTGTCCAAACGTATACACCTGAACATTACAGCATTCAGCATGCTACTCATCATGACTATGAAGCCTTTTATCAAGATGAGATGATCCATCGTAAAAAAACGGGATACCCGCCATTTTATCGTTTAGTATTACTTACGTTCTCACATGAAGACGTTCCTATGGTGATTCGGGCAGCAGAACAGCACGCTACTTATCTGCGACCACGCCTTGCGCAAACAACGGTTGTATTGGGTCCTGTCGCTTCGCCCGTTGCCCGGATCAAAGATAGATTTAGGTTTCAGATCATGTTAAAATATCGGGATGAACCGAAAATATTTGATCTGTTGGCGCAAACGACGCTACATTTTGATGATTGGATGAAACAAAACAAAGTGCTGTCCACGATAGATGTCGACCCACAGATGTTACTCTAA
- a CDS encoding methionyl-tRNA formyltransferase: MKDTRILFMGTPDFSTQSLEALLTHGYQVVGVVTQPDRPVGRKRVLTPPPVKELALRHGLPVYQPEKIRESEAVQSVLDATRPDLIVTAAYGQILPNSLLEAPKHGCINVHASLLPKYRGGAPIHASIINGEKESGVTIMYMVQALDAGDMISKVVVPIEERDTAGSLFEKLGAAGADLLIDTLPKLLKGEITPEPQNHEEATFAPNIKRENERLDWNKSAREIYNQVRGMNSWPVAFTTFEEKVWKIWWAEVVEQTGQLATPGTIIDRTEDGLIIACGAGSVILKEIQPEGKKRMSVYDFLRGAGASIAIGSKVGE, from the coding sequence TTGAAAGATACTCGCATTCTTTTCATGGGAACACCTGATTTTTCTACACAAAGCTTGGAAGCCTTGCTTACCCATGGCTATCAGGTTGTAGGAGTAGTGACTCAACCGGATCGTCCGGTCGGCCGCAAACGCGTGCTGACCCCTCCTCCGGTGAAAGAGCTGGCACTACGTCACGGTTTACCTGTATATCAACCGGAAAAAATTAGGGAGAGCGAGGCTGTTCAGAGCGTGCTGGATGCTACTCGTCCCGATTTAATTGTAACAGCAGCGTATGGTCAAATTTTGCCTAACTCATTGTTAGAGGCTCCTAAACATGGTTGCATTAACGTACATGCCTCCCTATTGCCAAAATATCGTGGTGGTGCGCCAATTCATGCCAGCATTATTAATGGTGAGAAAGAGTCAGGCGTTACCATCATGTATATGGTGCAGGCGTTGGATGCAGGTGATATGATTTCTAAAGTGGTCGTACCGATTGAAGAGCGCGATACAGCAGGTAGTTTGTTTGAAAAGCTAGGAGCGGCTGGGGCAGATTTATTGATCGATACGTTACCAAAGCTTTTAAAGGGTGAGATTACACCAGAACCTCAAAACCATGAGGAAGCCACCTTTGCGCCTAACATTAAGCGTGAAAACGAGCGCCTCGACTGGAACAAGTCGGCTCGGGAAATTTACAATCAGGTGCGTGGTATGAACTCCTGGCCTGTTGCCTTTACGACTTTTGAAGAAAAAGTGTGGAAAATTTGGTGGGCGGAAGTGGTTGAGCAAACTGGACAATTGGCTACGCCCGGGACCATCATTGATCGTACAGAAGATGGTCTAATCATTGCTTGTGGAGCAGGTAGTGTTATATTGAAAGAAATCCAACCAGAAGGCAAAAAGCGTATGAGCGTGTATGATTTCTTACGCGGAGCAGGCGCCTCTATTGCTATAGGTTCGAAAGTAGGAGAATAA
- the rlmN gene encoding 23S rRNA (adenine(2503)-C(2))-methyltransferase RlmN, with product MKITSFTDNKPLIYSLRLEEMKQWLEENGEKAFRATQIFDWLYVKRVTEFEEMSNLSKALRDKLEEQFRIKALTEITHQESADGTIKFLFQLVDGHAIETVIMRHNYGNSVCVTTQVGCRIGCTFCASTLGGLKRNLDAGEIVAQVLQAQRALDADEGRASHVVVMGIGEPFENFEPLLSFLNIINDNRGLNIGQRHITVSTSGIVPKIYEFAERGGQVNLAISLHAPNTELRSKLMPINRGFPLEKLMEACRHYVARTGRRISFEYGLFGGQNDQPHHAEELADLIGDMLCHINLIPVNYVPERDYVRTAKNDIFTFKRILDDRGLNVTIRREHGSDIAAACGQLRAQHAKETAG from the coding sequence ATGAAAATTACATCATTTACAGACAATAAACCCTTAATCTATAGCTTGCGTCTTGAAGAAATGAAGCAATGGCTGGAAGAGAACGGGGAAAAAGCATTTCGTGCTACACAAATTTTTGACTGGTTATATGTGAAACGCGTAACAGAGTTTGAAGAGATGAGCAACCTGTCTAAAGCCTTACGTGATAAATTAGAGGAGCAGTTCCGTATCAAGGCCCTGACCGAGATCACACATCAAGAATCAGCGGATGGAACAATTAAGTTCTTGTTCCAATTGGTAGACGGTCATGCCATTGAAACAGTGATCATGCGCCACAATTATGGGAATAGCGTTTGTGTAACAACACAGGTAGGCTGTCGCATTGGCTGTACGTTTTGTGCATCCACGCTGGGTGGACTAAAGCGCAACTTGGATGCAGGTGAAATTGTGGCTCAGGTTTTGCAAGCCCAACGCGCTCTAGATGCCGATGAGGGACGTGCAAGTCATGTGGTTGTAATGGGGATTGGCGAACCATTCGAGAATTTTGAACCACTGTTATCTTTCTTGAACATCATTAATGACAACCGTGGGTTGAATATTGGTCAACGTCATATTACTGTTTCTACCAGCGGAATCGTGCCTAAGATTTATGAATTTGCCGAGCGTGGTGGGCAAGTGAATTTAGCTATTTCACTTCATGCTCCTAACACCGAGTTGAGAAGCAAGCTTATGCCGATCAATCGTGGATTCCCATTGGAAAAATTAATGGAGGCTTGTCGTCACTATGTAGCTAGAACCGGACGCCGTATCTCGTTTGAGTATGGTCTGTTTGGTGGACAAAATGATCAACCACATCATGCGGAAGAATTGGCTGACCTGATTGGTGATATGCTTTGTCACATTAACCTAATACCTGTGAACTACGTACCTGAGAGGGACTATGTTCGTACAGCTAAAAATGATATTTTCACCTTTAAACGCATTTTAGACGATCGCGGTTTAAACGTTACAATCAGACGAGAGCATGGCAGCGATATTGCGGCTGCTTGCGGTCAATTGCGTGCGCAACACGCGAAAGAAACGGCAGGGTGA
- the rsmB gene encoding 16S rRNA (cytosine(967)-C(5))-methyltransferase RsmB — MSKTRSTTAREVALDVLVRVEENHSYSNLELKYALDGAGLSKADAGLVTELVYGTIQRRMTLDEVIGQFVKGGTKKLQGWVLQLLRMSLYQVRFLDRVPERAAVHEAVEIAKKRGHKGISSLVNGVLRNILRQPEAWEKLPKGITKQIAVTQSHPEWLVKRWVKQYGEEITRAICESNNQAPMPTIRVNRLQTSADELLQEMKEAFPEAIQSELTPDALLLQSGHAAGSSWFREGLCTIQDESSMLVAPALHLAPDLRVLDACAAPGGKTTHIAELMGNQGEILACDVHPHKRELIEQNAKRLGIDIITTMVVDAADLPDHNVGQFDRILLDAPCTGFGVIRRKPDLKWNKTAEDVRAISELQYELLERIAPLLKPDGYLVYSTCTIDSQENQEVVERFIAQYPEFELDKALVEDLPVGVTEKVDAKNGYVQILPHHFNTDGFFIARLKRVSS; from the coding sequence GTGTCAAAAACGAGAAGTACAACAGCGCGTGAAGTTGCCCTAGATGTTCTGGTTCGAGTAGAAGAGAACCATTCCTATAGCAACCTAGAATTGAAATATGCTCTAGATGGAGCAGGTCTTTCTAAAGCGGATGCAGGATTGGTGACGGAGCTTGTTTATGGAACAATTCAGCGACGAATGACGTTAGATGAAGTGATTGGCCAATTTGTAAAGGGCGGCACAAAAAAACTACAAGGCTGGGTTCTGCAATTATTGCGGATGAGCTTGTATCAGGTTCGTTTTTTGGATCGTGTACCGGAGCGAGCGGCCGTACATGAAGCGGTTGAAATTGCTAAAAAACGCGGACACAAAGGCATTTCTTCATTGGTAAATGGTGTGCTGCGCAATATCCTGCGCCAACCAGAGGCTTGGGAGAAGCTGCCTAAAGGTATAACGAAACAGATTGCGGTAACGCAGTCACATCCAGAGTGGCTGGTAAAGCGTTGGGTTAAGCAATATGGTGAAGAGATCACTAGAGCAATTTGTGAGAGTAACAATCAAGCGCCTATGCCAACCATTCGAGTTAATCGATTGCAAACATCTGCTGATGAGTTGTTACAAGAAATGAAAGAGGCATTCCCAGAGGCTATTCAATCTGAGCTTACGCCGGATGCTTTGTTGTTGCAAAGTGGACATGCAGCAGGATCTTCTTGGTTTCGGGAAGGACTTTGTACCATTCAAGACGAAAGCTCTATGCTAGTAGCCCCTGCATTGCATCTTGCTCCAGATTTGCGTGTTCTGGATGCTTGCGCGGCACCGGGTGGGAAAACGACGCATATTGCCGAGCTAATGGGTAATCAAGGGGAGATTCTAGCCTGCGATGTGCATCCACATAAACGCGAGCTAATTGAACAAAATGCAAAACGCCTAGGCATTGACATTATTACAACAATGGTAGTGGATGCGGCTGATTTGCCAGATCATAACGTAGGGCAATTTGATCGCATTTTGCTAGATGCACCTTGCACTGGATTTGGTGTAATTCGACGCAAACCGGACCTGAAATGGAATAAGACGGCGGAAGATGTGCGAGCGATTTCCGAGCTTCAGTATGAGTTGCTAGAACGCATTGCTCCTTTACTAAAGCCAGATGGTTATCTTGTTTATAGTACATGCACTATCGATTCTCAAGAAAACCAAGAAGTTGTGGAGCGTTTTATTGCTCAATATCCAGAGTTTGAGCTGGACAAGGCTCTGGTAGAGGATTTACCTGTAGGCGTAACCGAAAAAGTGGATGCGAAGAACGGCTATGTGCAAATTTTGCCACATCATTTTAACACCGACGGCTTCTTTATTGCGAGATTAAAGCGTGTTAGTTCTTAA